A stretch of the Massilia sp. W12 genome encodes the following:
- a CDS encoding uroporphyrinogen-III C-methyltransferase, which produces MTDKPPHSDQPPGMPPVDSDPAAPAPAPASAPAPAPAPASAPAPASAPAPAPAPAPAPASAPAPAPAAAPQAVPVYVAAAPPSKTNLHEALLKPRTLAIAGLAILLGLQWWSSNQEIRALREEMAKRLQSNDVTVAEARLMAKSAQDGSKEILSKYSVLENRQSEAQNQQLALEQLYQELSRNRDDWALAEVEQVLSTADQQLQLAGNVQGALIALQNADRSLSRSDKPQFVAIRRALAKDMERLKALPNLDLPGIAVRLDSAIGQIDSMPLLSDEKPAQVALAPKKTTAPPPKAAAKDAKKADKADKAAAPPEEPGMWAAFSNSVQEKWHSLSAEVWLDLQQLVRVRSVEHPPALMMSPNQAFFARENLKLRLLNARLGLLSRNENAFRSDLSAAQDAIAKFFDTRARQTQAVQTLLRQVQSSNLSIEMPHLGESLSAVRNYKKP; this is translated from the coding sequence ATGACTGATAAGCCTCCCCACTCCGACCAGCCGCCCGGCATGCCGCCGGTGGATTCCGATCCCGCCGCGCCCGCGCCGGCCCCTGCGTCCGCGCCGGCCCCTGCGCCCGCGCCGGCCTCTGCGCCCGCGCCGGCCTCTGCGCCCGCGCCCGCTCCTGCGCCCGCACCGGCTCCTGCATCAGCACCGGCTCCTGCGCCCGCCGCCGCGCCGCAGGCCGTGCCTGTGTATGTCGCCGCTGCGCCGCCATCCAAAACCAATTTGCATGAAGCCCTGCTCAAACCGCGCACCCTGGCGATTGCCGGCCTGGCGATTTTGCTCGGCTTGCAATGGTGGTCATCGAATCAGGAAATCCGCGCTTTGCGCGAAGAAATGGCCAAGCGCTTGCAAAGCAATGATGTGACGGTGGCTGAAGCCCGCCTCATGGCCAAGAGCGCGCAGGATGGCTCAAAAGAAATTCTGAGCAAATATTCGGTGCTGGAAAACCGCCAGTCGGAAGCGCAAAACCAGCAATTGGCGTTGGAGCAGCTGTATCAGGAATTGTCGCGCAACCGCGATGACTGGGCTTTGGCCGAAGTCGAGCAGGTTTTATCGACGGCAGATCAGCAATTGCAGCTGGCCGGCAATGTGCAAGGCGCGCTGATCGCACTGCAAAATGCGGATCGCAGCCTGTCGCGCTCAGACAAGCCGCAATTCGTCGCCATCCGGCGCGCTCTGGCCAAGGATATGGAACGCTTGAAAGCCTTGCCGAATCTGGATTTGCCAGGCATCGCCGTGCGCCTCGACAGCGCCATCGGGCAGATTGACAGCATGCCTTTGCTGTCGGATGAAAAACCGGCGCAAGTTGCGCTGGCGCCGAAAAAAACCACAGCGCCGCCGCCGAAAGCCGCCGCCAAAGACGCTAAAAAAGCTGATAAAGCCGATAAAGCCGCTGCGCCGCCGGAAGAGCCGGGCATGTGGGCTGCTTTTTCCAACAGCGTGCAGGAAAAATGGCACAGCCTGTCCGCCGAAGTCTGGCTTGATTTACAGCAATTGGTGCGGGTGCGCAGCGTGGAGCATCCGCCGGCCTTGATGATGTCGCCGAATCAGGCGTTTTTTGCCCGTGAAAACCTGAAATTGCGCCTCTTGAATGCGCGTTTAGGTTTGCTCTCGCGCAACGAAAACGCATTCCGCAGCGATTTGAGCGCAGCGCAAGACGCGATCGCCAAGTTTTTCGACACCCGCGCGCGCCAGACTCAGGCGGTGCAAACTTTGTTGCGTCAGGTGCAAAGCAGCAATCTGTCGATTGAAATGCCGCATCTGGGCGAAAGCTTGAGCGCGGTGCGTAATTATAAGAAACCTTAA
- a CDS encoding uroporphyrinogen-III synthase, with protein MMPPRRPLLITRPIEQGRQQLQSLQAALPAAARPFELFPLLEIAPLPPAQQAQLHAALASVRGGELLAFVSPNAIAAANAALLQGNLRLERQVLLGVMGQGSARALQAAPALQGLRVLAAPPAQQDSQGLLQTLHSQACLPAQGGALRSALILRGQDGREWLAEALQAAGVTVRQQACYLRHPVAPEPARLQTLRAWLAQECCWLISSSQALRHLLDLCAALCQMEGPAAPDYVAKMKQQTLLLPHPRIVQNAQALGFAAITPYAGSDVDLLAALQSLP; from the coding sequence ATGATGCCGCCGCGCCGCCCGTTGCTGATCACGCGCCCCATCGAACAGGGGCGCCAGCAATTGCAGAGCCTGCAAGCCGCACTGCCGGCGGCGGCGCGTCCATTTGAATTATTTCCCTTGCTTGAAATCGCCCCCTTGCCGCCCGCACAGCAAGCGCAATTGCATGCAGCCTTGGCCAGTGTGCGCGGCGGCGAATTGCTGGCCTTTGTCAGCCCGAATGCGATTGCCGCCGCGAATGCCGCCTTGCTGCAGGGCAATCTGCGCCTGGAGCGCCAGGTTTTGCTGGGCGTGATGGGGCAGGGCAGTGCGCGCGCCCTGCAAGCCGCGCCCGCTTTGCAGGGCTTGCGCGTGCTGGCTGCCCCGCCAGCACAGCAGGATTCGCAAGGTTTGCTGCAGACCCTGCACAGCCAAGCCTGTTTGCCGGCGCAGGGTGGAGCTTTGCGCAGCGCCCTGATTTTGCGCGGCCAGGACGGGCGCGAGTGGCTGGCCGAAGCGCTGCAGGCGGCAGGCGTGACGGTGCGTCAGCAGGCTTGCTATCTGCGCCACCCCGTGGCGCCAGAGCCTGCGCGCCTGCAGACCTTGCGCGCCTGGCTTGCGCAGGAATGCTGCTGGCTGATCAGCAGCTCGCAGGCGCTGCGCCATCTGCTCGATTTATGCGCCGCCCTGTGTCAGATGGAAGGCCCCGCTGCGCCGGATTATGTTGCAAAAATGAAACAGCAAACCCTCTTGCTTCCCCATCCGCGCATCGTGCAAAATGCGCAGGCCCTGGGTTTTGCCGCGATTACGCCATATGCGGGCAGCGACGTTGACTTGCTGGCCGCGTTACAATCTCTGCCATGA
- the hemC gene encoding hydroxymethylbilane synthase, producing MSALPPALVIASRESRLAMWQAQTVQQQLSLLYPQCSINILGMTTRGDQILDRSLSKVGGKGLFVKELEVALEEKRADLAVHSLKDVPMELPPGFALPVVLQREDARDAFVSNHYDRLEDLPEGSIVGTSSLRRQALLAAAFPHLQFKPLRGNLDTRLGKLDRDEYAAIILAVAGLKRLGLPQRIKSALSVEQSLPAAGQGAMAIEIRADDSRLAQLLAPLNHLETALCVQAERMVSRVFGGSCQIPLAAHAQIADGAMFLRALVATPDGKQVARAELRQAMGPDFQPEALGRAVAAVLEQQGAHAILQACRQHEA from the coding sequence TTGTCTGCATTGCCACCCGCGCTCGTGATTGCTTCCCGCGAAAGCCGGCTTGCCATGTGGCAAGCGCAAACCGTGCAACAGCAGCTCAGTTTATTATATCCGCAGTGCAGCATAAATATCCTGGGCATGACCACACGCGGCGATCAAATCCTTGACCGCAGCTTGTCCAAGGTAGGCGGCAAGGGTTTATTTGTCAAAGAATTGGAAGTCGCGCTGGAAGAAAAGCGCGCCGATCTGGCGGTGCACTCATTAAAAGATGTGCCGATGGAATTGCCGCCCGGTTTTGCCTTGCCGGTGGTGTTGCAGCGCGAAGATGCGCGCGACGCCTTTGTCTCGAATCACTATGACAGACTGGAAGACTTGCCAGAGGGCAGCATCGTCGGCACCTCCAGTCTGCGCCGCCAGGCCCTGCTGGCCGCCGCTTTTCCGCATCTGCAATTCAAACCCCTGCGCGGCAATCTCGACACCCGCTTAGGCAAGCTCGACCGTGATGAATACGCCGCGATTATTCTGGCGGTGGCGGGGTTGAAACGGTTGGGATTGCCGCAGCGCATCAAATCCGCCTTAAGCGTGGAGCAAAGCCTGCCCGCCGCCGGACAGGGCGCGATGGCGATTGAGATTCGCGCCGATGACAGCCGCCTGGCGCAATTGCTGGCCCCCCTGAACCATCTGGAAACCGCGCTGTGCGTGCAAGCTGAGCGCATGGTGTCGCGCGTGTTTGGCGGCTCTTGCCAGATTCCGCTGGCGGCGCATGCGCAAATCGCTGACGGCGCGATGTTTTTGCGCGCACTGGTCGCCACCCCAGACGGCAAACAAGTGGCGCGCGCCGAATTGCGGCAAGCCATGGGGCCGGATTTCCAGCCCGAAGCGCTCGGGCGCGCGGTCGCCGCCGTACTGGAGCAGCAGGGCGCGCATGCGATTTTGCAAGCCTGCCGCCAGCACGAGGCGTGA
- the ppc gene encoding phosphoenolpyruvate carboxylase: MTNQQTTQTQQHSAEDAALKEDIRLLGRLLGDVLRDQEGIDVFQVVENIRQTAVRFRRESDPASESELNQLLNALSRDETISVVRAFSYFSHLANIAEDQHHNRCRRALQLADAPPAEGTILHALDKLKSAGVDLAKVEEFFQQALISPVLTAHPTEVQRKSILDAERDIARLLAARDTPQTRRELQDNTDVIHARIAALWQTRMLRFNKLSVGDEIENALSYYRITFLREIPRLYARTEQDIAQFWPEAAEHDPSLDYLQMGSWIGGDRDGNPNVNAQTMRRALLRQSETVFEHYLEEVHALGAELSISTRMMPASNELLALAERSPDQSSHRADEPYRRALIGIYARLAATARELGTRTILRQEVGAAEPYARAEEFCADLQILAESLKQNHGRILIKPRLGNLKRAANIFGFHLASLDMRQSSDMHEAVLSELFARAKVCADYSALSEAEKVALILSELAQPRMLVSPYLQYSAQTTSELDILRAAREIRCRYGKRAIRNYIISHTETVSDLLEVMLLQKETGLLRTDCNPADEAGSVCQQCELDLMVIPLFETIPDLRQAAQIMRDWLAIPLVRQMVAAQGDLQEVMLGYSDSNKDGGFLTSNWELYKAENSLVQVFNHAGVKLRLFHGRGGTVGRGGGPSYQAILAQPAGTVNGQIRLTEQGEIISSKFSDAKIGRRNLELLVAATLEASLMPAPADASHRRHLKEYEEVMAQLSERAYRAYRNLVYETPGFTEYFFAATPIAEIATLNIGSRPASRKANQRIEDLRAIPWGFSWGQCRLLLPGWYGFGSAVAGWIKEGAGNGQGSEEQRLLLLAEMAREWPLFSTLISNMEMVLAKTDLGVASRYAELVADGELRQRIFGRICDEHQLTNQILSKILGTHERLAGNPALARSIANRIAYLDPLNHLQVELIKRHRAVAHDPDKMDARVPLGIHLSINGVAAGLRNTG; this comes from the coding sequence ATGACCAACCAACAGACAACACAGACACAACAACACAGTGCGGAAGACGCCGCGCTGAAAGAAGATATCCGCCTGCTGGGGCGCTTGTTAGGCGATGTGCTGCGCGACCAGGAAGGGATTGATGTTTTCCAGGTGGTGGAAAACATCCGCCAGACTGCGGTGCGCTTTCGGCGCGAATCCGACCCGGCTTCCGAATCTGAATTAAATCAACTGCTGAATGCGCTCTCGCGCGATGAAACGATTTCCGTGGTGCGCGCATTTTCCTATTTTTCCCATCTCGCCAATATCGCCGAAGACCAGCACCACAACCGCTGCCGGCGCGCCTTGCAATTGGCCGATGCGCCGCCTGCCGAGGGCACGATTTTGCACGCGCTGGATAAACTCAAAAGCGCCGGCGTGGATTTGGCCAAGGTGGAAGAATTTTTCCAGCAAGCCTTGATTTCACCGGTCTTGACCGCGCACCCGACCGAGGTGCAGCGCAAGAGTATTTTGGATGCCGAGCGCGATATCGCACGCCTTTTGGCCGCGCGCGACACGCCGCAAACCCGGCGCGAATTGCAAGACAATACTGATGTGATCCACGCCCGCATTGCCGCGCTGTGGCAAACCCGGATGCTGCGGTTTAACAAACTGAGCGTGGGCGATGAAATTGAAAACGCGCTGTCTTACTACCGCATCACCTTTTTGCGCGAAATTCCGCGCCTGTATGCGCGCACCGAACAGGATATCGCGCAATTCTGGCCGGAAGCGGCGGAACACGATCCGAGTCTGGATTATTTGCAAATGGGTTCCTGGATCGGCGGCGACCGTGACGGCAATCCGAATGTGAATGCGCAAACCATGCGCCGCGCCCTCTTGCGCCAATCGGAAACGGTGTTTGAACACTATCTGGAAGAGGTGCATGCGCTGGGCGCGGAATTATCGATTTCCACACGCATGATGCCGGCCTCAAACGAATTGCTGGCCTTGGCCGAGCGCTCGCCTGACCAGTCCAGCCACCGCGCCGACGAACCCTACCGGCGCGCCCTGATCGGCATCTATGCGCGCTTAGCCGCCACCGCGCGCGAACTGGGCACGCGCACTATTTTGCGGCAGGAAGTCGGCGCCGCTGAGCCGTATGCCAGGGCGGAAGAGTTTTGCGCCGATTTGCAAATCCTGGCCGAATCGCTCAAACAAAACCATGGCCGGATTTTGATCAAGCCGCGCCTGGGCAATTTGAAACGCGCCGCGAATATCTTCGGCTTCCATCTGGCGTCGCTGGATATGCGGCAAAGCTCGGATATGCATGAGGCGGTGTTATCTGAACTGTTTGCGCGCGCCAAGGTGTGCGCCGATTACAGCGCCCTGTCTGAAGCGGAAAAAGTGGCGCTGATTTTGTCCGAGCTGGCGCAACCGCGCATGCTGGTTTCGCCGTATCTGCAATACAGCGCGCAAACCACATCCGAACTTGACATTCTGCGCGCCGCGCGCGAAATCCGCTGCCGCTATGGCAAACGGGCGATCCGCAATTACATCATTTCCCACACCGAAACCGTGTCGGATTTGCTGGAAGTGATGCTGCTGCAAAAAGAAACCGGCTTGCTGCGCACCGATTGCAATCCGGCGGACGAGGCCGGCAGCGTGTGCCAGCAATGTGAGCTGGATCTGATGGTGATTCCGCTGTTTGAAACGATTCCCGATTTGCGCCAGGCGGCGCAGATCATGCGCGACTGGCTGGCGATTCCGCTGGTGCGGCAAATGGTGGCGGCGCAAGGCGATTTGCAAGAAGTGATGCTGGGCTATTCCGATTCCAATAAGGATGGCGGCTTCCTCACCTCCAACTGGGAATTGTATAAAGCGGAAAACTCGCTGGTGCAGGTGTTCAACCATGCCGGCGTGAAATTGCGCTTATTCCATGGCCGTGGCGGCACGGTGGGACGTGGCGGCGGCCCCAGCTATCAAGCGATTCTGGCGCAACCGGCCGGCACGGTGAACGGGCAAATCCGTTTGACCGAACAGGGTGAAATCATTTCCTCCAAGTTTTCAGACGCCAAGATCGGCCGGCGCAATCTGGAATTGCTGGTGGCGGCGACGCTGGAAGCGAGCTTGATGCCGGCCCCGGCGGATGCTTCGCACCGCCGCCATTTGAAGGAATATGAAGAGGTGATGGCGCAATTATCGGAACGCGCCTACCGCGCGTACCGCAATCTGGTGTACGAAACCCCGGGCTTCACAGAATATTTCTTCGCCGCCACGCCGATCGCCGAAATCGCCACCTTGAACATCGGCTCGCGCCCGGCGTCGCGCAAGGCGAATCAGCGGATTGAAGATTTGCGCGCGATTCCCTGGGGCTTTTCCTGGGGCCAATGCCGTCTGCTGTTGCCGGGCTGGTATGGTTTTGGCAGCGCGGTGGCGGGCTGGATCAAGGAAGGCGCCGGCAATGGCCAGGGCAGCGAAGAGCAGCGCTTATTGTTGCTGGCCGAAATGGCGCGCGAATGGCCGCTGTTCTCGACCCTGATTTCAAATATGGAAATGGTGTTGGCGAAAACCGATTTGGGGGTGGCCTCGCGCTATGCCGAATTGGTGGCCGATGGCGAATTGCGCCAGCGCATTTTTGGCCGCATTTGCGATGAACACCAATTGACCAATCAAATCTTGAGCAAGATTTTAGGCACGCATGAACGCCTGGCCGGCAATCCGGCGCTTGCGCGTTCAATCGCCAACCGCATCGCCTATCTCGACCCCTTGAATCACTTGCAAGTCGAATTGATCAAACGCCACCGCGCCGTGGCGCACGACCCGGACAAGATGGACGCCCGGGTGCCGCTGGGGATTCATTTGTCGATTAACGGTGTGGCGGCGGGCTTGCGCAATACCGGCTGA
- a CDS encoding DUF2863 family protein: MRRPNKDSQARLSAESLRLVGSAQAVVQAASRYEERYLERSLDGLLQKVLKGNHQEQIDAALNHLFSNDLAAYDALMEAVEANSESMQLELEENGVAVKYDCILVVAPILAWTRFSIASGAIPADLLATLSMHLQAHMLADGAKLALSPNLYSIDQMPRSHGEAYTLTQRLAQAALKSSTLSPSKKLPEAAPFLADTRYLIAAVAVPHGQPFFRWQMAQHQANFAEVKKIALEAWREQALPNLGRMLPGCGLELLLPEAYYIACREADKAIRPVSVRAAVHFITHTLGRPPEDFCAAIAGFGEEMSEGQVDEYRISFLIKDEPQVVYGVVWPIYGMDEEDAANQGLSPSGARRATVDVICNLLQEAGVTDIKRYSERFAPEYCDDCGTPLFVDLDADLAHPEMPDDTPAGGAHLH, translated from the coding sequence ATGCGTCGTCCCAATAAAGATTCTCAAGCCCGCCTCTCTGCTGAGAGCCTGCGTTTAGTCGGCAGCGCGCAAGCGGTGGTGCAGGCGGCCAGCCGCTATGAAGAGCGCTATCTCGAACGCAGCCTGGATGGCTTGCTGCAAAAAGTGCTCAAGGGCAATCATCAGGAACAGATTGACGCCGCACTCAACCACTTGTTTTCCAATGATCTGGCGGCCTATGACGCGCTGATGGAAGCGGTGGAAGCGAATAGCGAATCGATGCAGCTGGAGCTGGAAGAAAACGGCGTGGCTGTGAAATACGACTGCATTCTGGTGGTGGCGCCGATTTTGGCCTGGACCCGCTTTTCTATCGCCTCCGGCGCGATTCCCGCCGATCTGCTGGCTACCCTGTCCATGCATTTGCAAGCGCATATGCTGGCGGACGGGGCCAAACTGGCCCTGTCGCCGAATCTGTATTCAATCGATCAGATGCCGCGCAGCCATGGCGAAGCCTATACCCTGACCCAGCGTTTAGCGCAAGCCGCGCTCAAGTCCAGCACGCTAAGCCCGAGCAAAAAACTGCCGGAAGCCGCGCCCTTTTTGGCCGATACGCGCTATTTGATCGCCGCCGTGGCTGTGCCGCATGGCCAGCCTTTCTTCCGCTGGCAAATGGCGCAGCATCAGGCGAATTTCGCTGAAGTCAAAAAAATCGCGCTGGAGGCCTGGCGCGAACAGGCGCTGCCGAATCTGGGCCGGATGTTGCCCGGCTGCGGTCTGGAATTGCTGTTGCCGGAAGCGTATTACATCGCCTGCCGCGAAGCTGACAAGGCGATCCGCCCGGTCTCGGTGCGCGCGGCGGTGCACTTCATCACCCACACCCTGGGCCGCCCGCCGGAAGATTTCTGCGCGGCGATTGCCGGCTTTGGCGAAGAAATGAGCGAAGGCCAGGTGGATGAGTACCGCATCAGCTTCCTCATCAAAGACGAGCCGCAAGTGGTGTATGGCGTGGTGTGGCCGATTTACGGCATGGATGAGGAAGACGCCGCGAATCAGGGCCTCTCGCCCTCCGGCGCGCGGCGCGCCACGGTGGATGTGATTTGCAATTTGCTGCAGGAAGCCGGAGTGACTGACATCAAACGTTACAGCGAACGTTTTGCGCCGGAATACTGCGATGATTGCGGCACGCCTTTGTTTGTCGATCTGGACGCCGATCTGGCGCACCCGGAAATGCCGGACGACACCCCGGCGGGCGGCGCGCATTTACATTAA